One stretch of Musicola paradisiaca NCPPB 2511 DNA includes these proteins:
- a CDS encoding YcjX family GTP-binding protein produces MGYPLNRLQGELNALVNRSVDRHVRLAVTGLSRSGKTAFITSLVNQLLNVHNGARLPLFSAAREHRLLGVRRIPQRDLGIPRFAYDEAISALYSVPPAWPSPTRGVSEIRLMMRYRSQDSLLRHFRDTSTLYLEIVDYPGEWLLDLPLLEQTYAEWSRQMQDMLQGERRVWAQPWLTLCQSLDPLAPADENQLADISQAYTAYLWRCKQEGLHFIQPGRFVLPGDLADAPVLQFFPWPQRDERLDALMAQADAGSTFGMLRRRFDHYCQHVVRAFYRQHFVRFDRQIVLVDCLQPLNSGVQAFNDMRLALAQLMRSFHYGKRTLRRRLFSPCIDRLMFAATKSDHITTDQQANLVSLLQQLVQEAWQNAAFEGIDMSCAGIASVQATRNGMVEHQGQALPALRGHRLADGQPMTVYPGDVPPRLPEPDFWQTQGFNFDAFRPLEMPLDAPLPHIRLDSALEFLLGDKLR; encoded by the coding sequence GTGGGTTATCCTCTCAATCGCTTACAGGGCGAACTCAACGCGCTGGTCAACCGCAGCGTCGATCGCCATGTACGGCTGGCGGTGACGGGGTTGAGCCGTAGCGGTAAAACCGCCTTTATCACTTCGCTGGTCAATCAGTTGCTCAATGTGCACAACGGCGCTCGCTTGCCATTGTTTTCCGCGGCGCGAGAACACCGGTTGCTGGGGGTGCGGCGGATTCCCCAGCGTGATTTGGGTATTCCGCGCTTTGCTTACGACGAGGCGATCTCTGCGCTGTACAGCGTTCCGCCGGCTTGGCCGTCGCCGACGCGCGGCGTGAGCGAAATCCGTTTGATGATGCGTTACCGGTCGCAGGACAGTCTGTTGCGTCACTTCCGTGATACGTCGACGCTTTATCTGGAGATCGTCGATTATCCGGGCGAATGGCTGTTGGATTTACCGCTGCTGGAACAGACCTATGCCGAATGGTCGCGCCAGATGCAGGATATGTTGCAGGGTGAGCGGCGAGTCTGGGCGCAGCCCTGGCTGACGCTTTGTCAGTCGCTCGACCCGCTGGCGCCGGCGGACGAAAACCAACTGGCGGATATCTCACAGGCCTATACCGCTTACCTGTGGCGCTGCAAGCAGGAGGGGCTGCATTTCATTCAGCCGGGGCGTTTTGTGCTGCCCGGCGATTTGGCCGATGCGCCGGTGCTGCAGTTTTTCCCCTGGCCGCAGCGGGACGAACGGCTGGACGCGCTGATGGCGCAGGCGGATGCCGGCAGTACGTTCGGTATGTTGCGGCGCCGGTTTGACCACTATTGCCAGCATGTGGTTCGGGCGTTTTACCGTCAGCATTTCGTCCGTTTCGATCGCCAAATCGTGCTGGTGGATTGCCTTCAGCCGCTGAATAGCGGGGTTCAGGCTTTCAATGATATGCGCCTGGCGCTGGCGCAACTGATGCGCAGCTTTCATTACGGTAAACGGACATTGCGCCGGCGGTTGTTTTCACCCTGTATCGATCGGCTGATGTTTGCCGCCACCAAGTCGGACCACATCACCACCGATCAGCAGGCCAATCTGGTGTCGCTATTGCAGCAACTGGTGCAGGAGGCCTGGCAAAATGCGGCATTCGAGGGGATCGACATGTCCTGCGCAGGGATTGCTTCGGTTCAGGCGACCCGCAACGGCATGGTTGAGCATCAGGGGCAGGCATTGCCGGCGTTACGCGGGCACCGACTGGCGGATGGTCAGCCCATGACCGTTTATCCCGGCGATGTGCCGCCGCGTCTGCCGGAGCCAGATTTCTGGCAAACACAGGGGTTTAACTTTGACGCCTTCAGGCCGCTGGAGATGCCGCTGGACGCACCGTTGCCGCATATCCGACTGGATTCGGCGCTGGAGTTCCTGTTGGGAGATAAATTGCGATGA
- a CDS encoding TIGR01620 family protein: MNDLLKPRINFDDEPAAAVGGNGLRPSVDFTDAPGREFVPVALGDENALDELETAEQEQVVSAALSPKRSLWRRMLVAGMTLFGISALAQGGQSLYHAWLNQDWIALGGIAAGTLIVGAGVGSLAVEWRRLYRLRQRAQTRDQAQALLDGHRVGNGRAFCEQLARQAGLGMGHPAMQRWLASLHESQNDREVVVLYAKLVQPALDARARREISHCAAEAALIVAVSPLALVDMAFIAWRNLRLVNRIARLYGIELGYFSRIRLFKLVLLNVAFAGASELVREIGMDWMSQDLTARLSARAAQGLGVGLLTARLGIRAMALCRPLPWLDDKPRLGDFRRELLAHIREKSRAGS, encoded by the coding sequence ATGAACGACCTTCTAAAACCCCGTATTAACTTTGATGATGAGCCGGCGGCTGCCGTCGGGGGCAACGGGTTGCGGCCGTCGGTCGATTTCACCGATGCGCCCGGACGGGAATTCGTGCCGGTTGCTTTGGGCGATGAGAACGCTCTGGACGAGTTGGAAACCGCCGAGCAGGAGCAGGTCGTCAGTGCGGCGTTGTCGCCGAAACGCAGTCTCTGGCGACGTATGCTGGTGGCGGGGATGACGCTGTTCGGCATCAGTGCGCTGGCGCAGGGAGGGCAATCGTTGTATCACGCCTGGCTGAATCAGGACTGGATCGCGCTGGGGGGCATCGCCGCCGGTACCTTGATCGTCGGCGCCGGCGTTGGTTCGCTGGCGGTGGAGTGGCGCCGGTTGTACCGGTTGCGGCAGCGTGCGCAAACCCGTGATCAGGCGCAGGCGCTGCTCGATGGACATCGTGTCGGCAACGGGCGGGCGTTCTGTGAACAGCTGGCGCGACAGGCGGGGTTGGGGATGGGGCACCCGGCGATGCAGCGCTGGTTGGCGTCGCTGCATGAGAGCCAGAACGACCGCGAGGTGGTCGTTCTCTATGCAAAACTGGTGCAACCGGCGTTGGACGCCCGCGCCCGTCGCGAAATCAGTCATTGTGCCGCCGAAGCCGCGTTGATCGTGGCGGTGAGCCCGCTGGCGTTGGTGGATATGGCGTTTATCGCCTGGCGTAACCTGCGACTGGTGAATCGTATCGCCAGGTTGTATGGCATTGAACTGGGATATTTTAGCCGTATTCGTCTGTTCAAGCTGGTGCTGTTGAATGTGGCATTTGCCGGCGCCAGCGAGTTAGTACGGGAGATCGGCATGGACTGGATGTCACAGGATCTGACGGCCCGTCTGTCGGCGCGGGCGGCGCAGGGGTTGGGTGTCGGGTTGTTGACGGCACGGCTGGGCATTCGGGCGATGGCCCTGTGTCGGCCGTTGCCCTGGCTGGACGATAAGCCCCGCTTGGGCGACTTTCGCCGCGAACTGCTGGCGCATATTCGTGAGAAAAGCCGGGCAGGATCATAA